A stretch of Leisingera sp. S132 DNA encodes these proteins:
- a CDS encoding VWA domain-containing protein has product MFQPFFENLRKASIPVSLREYLTFLEGMKAGLATYDIEAFYFLARAAMVKDERNIDKFDRAFAATFEGLETIPSEAVMEAVDIPEEWLRKMAEKHLSAEEKAEIDALGGFDKLMETLKERLKEQQGRHQGGNKWIGTAGTSPFGAYGYNPEGVRIGQDQSRHQRAVKVWDKREFKNLDGDVELGTRNIKVALKRLRRWVREGAQEELDLDGTIRSTAEHGYLDVKTRPERHNAVKVLLFLDVGGSMDPHIQVVEELFSAARAEFKHLEYYYFHNCLYEGVWRDNRRRWNEKTPTHEVLRTYGPDYKCIFVGDASMSPYEIAYPGGANEHWNEEAGQVWLQRAREAWASNLWINPVPEKYWDYTHSIGMIREIFENRMVPMTLDGLERGMRELSR; this is encoded by the coding sequence ATGTTCCAGCCCTTCTTTGAAAACCTGCGCAAGGCGTCCATTCCTGTCAGCTTGCGCGAGTATCTCACCTTTCTGGAGGGCATGAAGGCAGGGCTGGCCACCTATGACATCGAGGCGTTCTACTTCCTCGCCCGCGCGGCGATGGTGAAGGATGAGCGCAACATCGACAAGTTCGACCGCGCCTTTGCCGCCACATTCGAAGGGCTCGAGACAATCCCGTCCGAGGCGGTGATGGAGGCCGTGGACATTCCCGAGGAGTGGCTGCGCAAGATGGCGGAGAAACATCTGAGCGCGGAGGAAAAGGCAGAGATCGATGCGCTTGGCGGGTTCGACAAGCTGATGGAGACGCTGAAGGAGCGCCTCAAGGAGCAGCAGGGCCGCCACCAGGGCGGCAACAAGTGGATTGGCACCGCCGGAACCTCGCCCTTTGGCGCCTATGGCTATAACCCGGAGGGCGTGCGGATCGGCCAGGACCAGAGCCGGCACCAGCGCGCGGTCAAGGTCTGGGACAAGCGCGAGTTCAAGAACCTGGACGGCGATGTCGAACTGGGCACCCGCAACATCAAGGTGGCCCTCAAGCGCCTGCGCCGCTGGGTCCGCGAAGGCGCGCAGGAAGAGCTGGATCTGGATGGCACAATCCGCTCCACCGCCGAGCACGGCTATCTGGATGTGAAGACCCGGCCGGAGCGGCACAATGCGGTGAAGGTGCTGCTGTTTCTGGACGTCGGCGGCTCGATGGATCCGCATATTCAGGTGGTGGAGGAGCTGTTCTCGGCTGCCCGCGCCGAATTCAAGCACCTGGAATACTACTACTTCCACAATTGCCTGTATGAAGGCGTGTGGCGCGACAACCGGCGGCGCTGGAACGAGAAGACCCCGACGCACGAGGTGCTGCGCACCTACGGGCCGGACTACAAATGCATCTTCGTGGGCGATGCTTCGATGTCGCCCTATGAGATCGCCTATCCCGGCGGCGCCAATGAGCACTGGAACGAGGAAGCAGGCCAGGTCTGGCTGCAGCGGGCGCGCGAGGCCTGGGCTTCGAACCTGTGGATCAACCCGGTGCCGGAGAAATACTGGGACTACACGCATTCGATCGGCATGATCCGCGAGATCTTCGAGAACCGGATGGTGCCGATGACGCTGGACGGGCTGGAACGCGGCATGCGGGAGCTGAGCCGCTAG
- a CDS encoding DUF2927 domain-containing protein yields MQAAAGILAALALAACTAPTARVEAPTRAAAEPLALPPVKVFSAPRPQAPQRANAEIARDFLDLHFQLEGGSTLPHFTRFENPITLRVTGAPPPGFNRDLSALLSRLQGEAGISIRRVASGDASITIQAVSRAEIRRALPKAACFVVPNVSSLAEYRRNRRSPRTNWALLRERSRLAVFIPNDTSPQEVRDCLHEELAQAIGPLNDLYRLPDSIFNDDNMHAVLTGFDMLILRATYAPELQTGMTRAQVAARLPAILSRLNPRGNGVAAWPLPATPRAWSAAYEQALGPQAALRERLRAANRAAEIARDLGWSDHRRAMSHYTLGRMLHIREPELALQHFLTAQTYLQAQRGTAIHQAKLAVQLAAHDVATGDGAAALNRLKPAAATAAAHENAALLSTLLMLQAEALDLQGKTVEARRVRLDSLGWARYGFGPDWVVEARLEEVAALRPAGS; encoded by the coding sequence ATGCAGGCCGCTGCCGGCATTCTGGCGGCACTGGCGCTGGCCGCCTGCACTGCCCCAACAGCCCGGGTCGAGGCGCCAACCCGCGCGGCCGCCGAGCCACTGGCGCTGCCGCCGGTCAAGGTCTTTTCCGCGCCGCGCCCGCAAGCCCCGCAGCGCGCCAATGCGGAGATTGCCCGCGACTTCCTGGATCTGCACTTCCAGCTGGAAGGCGGCAGCACCCTGCCCCATTTCACCCGCTTCGAAAACCCGATCACCCTGCGCGTCACCGGCGCACCGCCACCGGGGTTTAACCGCGACCTGTCGGCGCTGCTCAGCCGCTTGCAAGGCGAGGCCGGGATTAGCATCCGCCGGGTCGCATCCGGCGACGCCAGCATTACCATCCAGGCCGTCTCCCGCGCCGAGATCCGCCGCGCCCTTCCCAAGGCAGCCTGTTTCGTGGTGCCCAATGTCTCGTCCCTGGCGGAGTACCGCCGCAACCGGCGCAGCCCGCGCACCAACTGGGCGCTGCTGCGCGAGCGCAGCCGGCTGGCGGTGTTCATTCCCAATGACACCAGCCCGCAGGAGGTGCGCGACTGCCTGCATGAAGAGCTGGCCCAGGCCATCGGCCCGCTGAATGACCTGTACCGGCTGCCGGATTCGATCTTCAACGACGACAACATGCACGCGGTTCTCACCGGGTTCGATATGCTGATCCTGCGCGCCACCTATGCGCCGGAGCTGCAGACCGGCATGACCCGCGCGCAGGTGGCCGCCCGGCTGCCCGCGATCCTGTCCCGGCTGAACCCGCGCGGGAATGGCGTTGCGGCCTGGCCGCTGCCGGCAACGCCGCGGGCCTGGTCTGCCGCCTATGAACAGGCACTGGGGCCGCAGGCCGCCCTGCGGGAGCGGCTGCGCGCCGCCAACAGGGCCGCGGAAATCGCCCGCGACCTGGGCTGGAGCGATCACCGCCGCGCCATGAGCCACTATACGCTGGGACGGATGCTGCATATCCGGGAGCCGGAGCTGGCCCTGCAGCATTTCCTGACCGCTCAGACCTATCTGCAGGCGCAGCGCGGCACTGCCATCCATCAGGCCAAGCTGGCGGTGCAGCTGGCCGCCCATGACGTGGCCACCGGAGATGGCGCGGCAGCCCTGAACCGGCTGAAACCCGCCGCAGCAACGGCGGCGGCGCATGAAAATGCCGCGCTACTGTCCACGCTGCTGATGCTGCAGGCAGAAGCCCTGGACCTGCAGGGCAAGACGGTTGAGGCACGCCGGGTCAGACTGGACAGCCTGGGATGGGCGCGCTACGGCTTTGGCCCGGACTGGGTGGTGGAGGCCCGGCTTGAGGAGGTTGCAGCGCTGCGGCCCGCCGGCTCCTGA